One region of Caldimonas thermodepolymerans genomic DNA includes:
- a CDS encoding Rieske 2Fe-2S domain-containing protein — MDIIEQRRQERAQQFLRLTQCAKGTEMGTLLRKFWQPVALSESVEVRSAIPLKIMGEELTLYRGASGKVYLVGGRCTHRRTLLHTGWVDGEEIRCIYHGWQFNGKGECVKRPAEADTGMPRTAIVGYPVREYQGLVFAYLGEGEAPEFDLPRKLLTEREGALIANGMERWDNNWFQQVENSMDAVHVSFVHMALTVGPFGQAVTAAIPELSYEETSAGIRQTARRGENNVRKSDWTFPNNNHITVPGLTPEDPWIDVFVWMVPNDDLNTTRFMIYSQPPGASEASRMRFRQYFAKYGKYDPAAHHDELFSSRVWNNPEDIFVGLTAAQDYLSIRGQERLTKREDEILGRSDLGIVTLRKIFWRELDLIREGKETKQWKSLEQPEVLPTQPGAAAVTNQA, encoded by the coding sequence ATGGACATCATCGAACAACGGCGCCAGGAACGTGCGCAGCAGTTCCTGCGGCTGACGCAGTGCGCCAAGGGCACCGAAATGGGTACCCTGCTGCGCAAGTTCTGGCAGCCGGTGGCGCTGTCCGAGAGCGTCGAAGTGCGCAGCGCCATCCCGCTGAAGATCATGGGCGAGGAGCTGACCCTCTACCGCGGCGCGAGCGGCAAGGTCTACCTGGTCGGCGGCCGCTGCACCCACCGCCGCACGCTGCTGCACACCGGCTGGGTCGACGGCGAGGAGATCCGCTGCATCTACCACGGCTGGCAGTTCAACGGCAAGGGCGAGTGCGTCAAGCGTCCCGCCGAGGCCGACACCGGCATGCCCCGCACGGCCATCGTCGGCTACCCGGTGCGCGAGTACCAGGGCCTGGTGTTCGCCTACCTGGGTGAAGGCGAGGCCCCCGAGTTCGACCTGCCGCGCAAGCTGCTGACCGAGCGCGAAGGCGCGCTGATCGCCAACGGCATGGAGCGCTGGGACAACAACTGGTTCCAGCAGGTCGAGAACTCGATGGACGCCGTGCACGTGAGCTTCGTGCACATGGCGCTGACCGTCGGCCCGTTCGGCCAGGCCGTGACCGCCGCGATCCCCGAGCTGTCGTACGAGGAAACCAGCGCCGGCATCCGCCAGACCGCGCGCCGCGGCGAGAACAACGTCCGCAAGAGCGACTGGACCTTCCCGAACAACAACCACATCACGGTGCCGGGCCTGACGCCGGAAGACCCGTGGATCGACGTGTTCGTGTGGATGGTGCCGAACGACGACCTGAACACCACCCGCTTCATGATCTACTCGCAGCCCCCGGGCGCCAGCGAGGCCTCGCGCATGCGCTTCCGCCAGTACTTCGCCAAGTACGGCAAGTACGACCCGGCCGCGCACCACGACGAGCTGTTCAGCTCGCGCGTGTGGAACAACCCCGAGGACATCTTCGTGGGCCTGACCGCCGCGCAGGACTACCTGTCGATCCGCGGGCAGGAACGCCTGACCAAGCGCGAGGACGAGATCCTGGGCCGCTCGGACCTGGGCATCGTCACGCTGCGCAAGATCTTCTGGCGCGAGCTGGACCTGATCCGCGAGGGCAAGGAAACCAAGCAGTGGAAGTCGCTGGAGCAGCCCGAAGTGCTGCCCACCCAGCCCGGCGCCGCCGCCGTGACCAACCAGGCCTGA
- a CDS encoding SDR family NAD(P)-dependent oxidoreductase, protein MDRLQNKVAIVFGAGPNIGGTIAHFLAREGAKVAVSDINVDSAEETAEFIRGKGYEAFGLQGNARDDADVRRIVEQTVARYGRLDVVVNMAGRVHWSHVLDMKLDDWNDAVGSFATAGLLTTQHGARAMRACGANGSIIHIMSTAAHFGEADGACYCAAKAALLNFARSAAMDLGPLGIRVNTITPCSMEHQLWTTMRDEMFDPNWQEPKRTGFYSRQEYLDQMPLRRFPRAADLAWAAVFLASDESICMTGADIAVDGGLRHKYPTWTPGRHYPLDIRDYARSVQWTRYGEEQGSLTEWLGEPKPAA, encoded by the coding sequence ATGGACCGACTCCAGAACAAAGTCGCCATCGTGTTCGGCGCCGGCCCGAACATCGGCGGCACGATCGCGCACTTCCTGGCCCGCGAAGGTGCCAAGGTCGCCGTCAGCGACATCAACGTCGATTCGGCCGAGGAAACCGCCGAGTTCATTCGTGGCAAGGGCTACGAAGCCTTCGGCCTGCAAGGCAACGCCCGTGACGACGCCGACGTGCGCCGCATCGTCGAGCAGACCGTGGCCCGCTACGGCCGCCTCGACGTGGTCGTGAACATGGCCGGTCGCGTGCACTGGAGCCATGTCCTCGACATGAAGCTCGACGACTGGAACGACGCGGTCGGCAGCTTCGCCACGGCCGGCCTGCTGACCACCCAGCACGGCGCGCGCGCGATGCGTGCCTGCGGCGCCAACGGCAGCATCATCCACATCATGTCGACCGCCGCGCACTTCGGCGAGGCCGACGGCGCCTGCTACTGCGCCGCCAAGGCCGCGCTGCTGAACTTCGCGCGCTCGGCCGCGATGGACCTGGGGCCGCTGGGCATCCGCGTCAACACCATCACGCCGTGCTCGATGGAACACCAGCTGTGGACCACGATGCGCGACGAGATGTTCGACCCCAACTGGCAGGAACCGAAGCGCACCGGCTTCTACTCGCGCCAGGAATACCTCGACCAGATGCCGCTGCGCCGCTTCCCGCGCGCGGCCGACCTGGCCTGGGCCGCGGTGTTCCTCGCCTCCGACGAATCGATCTGCATGACCGGCGCCGACATCGCGGTCGACGGCGGCCTGCGTCACAAGTACCCCACGTGGACCCCGGGTCGTCACTACCCGCTGGACATCCGCGACTACGCCCGCAGCGTCCAGTGGACGCGTTACGGCGAAGAACAGGGCTCGCTGACCGAGTGGCTCGGCGAACCCAAGCCCGCCGCCTGA
- a CDS encoding VOC family protein, whose amino-acid sequence MPLDAHLARLELSTPDVNALADFYRRSYGMQVEQTGAVVRLTAPGRELRLHEGPANQFVSASFRMARAELLAQHRDHLGAQGVEFQLLECGGHVVKDPEGRELRFLNPKPATAAATPAGVLPGRLQHYAVRTPDPQRLVDFYVERLGFTLSDRVVDDQGGLGAAFLRTDHEHHTLAIFRAPVVRFDHFSCETDDWETLRDWADHMAEVDIMLAWGVGRHGPGNDNFFMVADPDGNLAEISCDLEVCAPDRPVGLWKHRPQTLNRWGVAIMRS is encoded by the coding sequence ATGCCTTTGGACGCCCATCTCGCCCGCCTCGAGCTTTCCACCCCCGACGTCAACGCGCTGGCCGACTTCTACCGCCGCAGCTACGGCATGCAGGTCGAGCAGACCGGCGCCGTGGTGCGCCTGACCGCCCCGGGCCGCGAACTGCGCCTGCACGAAGGCCCGGCCAACCAGTTCGTCAGCGCGAGCTTTCGCATGGCGCGCGCCGAGCTGCTCGCGCAGCACCGCGACCACCTGGGCGCCCAGGGCGTGGAATTCCAGCTGCTCGAATGCGGTGGCCACGTCGTGAAGGACCCGGAAGGCCGCGAGCTGCGCTTCCTCAATCCCAAGCCCGCGACGGCCGCGGCGACGCCGGCAGGCGTGCTGCCCGGGCGCCTGCAGCACTACGCGGTGCGCACGCCCGACCCGCAGCGGCTGGTCGACTTCTACGTCGAGCGCCTGGGCTTCACGCTGTCGGACCGCGTGGTCGACGACCAGGGCGGCCTGGGCGCGGCCTTCCTGCGCACCGACCACGAGCACCACACGCTGGCGATCTTCCGCGCGCCGGTGGTGCGCTTCGACCACTTCTCGTGCGAGACCGACGACTGGGAGACGTTGCGCGACTGGGCCGACCACATGGCCGAGGTCGACATCATGCTGGCCTGGGGCGTCGGCCGCCACGGCCCGGGCAACGACAACTTCTTCATGGTCGCCGACCCGGACGGCAACCTGGCCGAGATCTCGTGCGACCTCGAGGTCTGCGCTCCCGACCGCCCGGTCGGCCTGTGGAAGCACCGCCCCCAGACGCTGAACCGCTGGGGCGTGGCCATCATGCGCAGCTGA